The following are encoded in a window of Nocardioides houyundeii genomic DNA:
- a CDS encoding fluoride efflux transporter FluC, producing MSAAEDHHGPSYLHLASIALVVAGGLVGVAAREGLSLAVPDLDDVPVVIPLVNLIGAFVLGLLYEALSRTKPDPGTTGHLKLVLGTGFCGGLTTYSSLATDTAVLLDDSRIGVGALYCLGTVLLGAGATFLGIVVASAATRSRAHRDGATS from the coding sequence ATGAGTGCAGCCGAGGACCACCACGGGCCCAGCTACCTGCACCTCGCCTCGATCGCTCTGGTCGTGGCAGGAGGGCTCGTCGGCGTCGCAGCCCGCGAAGGACTCTCCTTGGCCGTGCCCGACCTCGACGACGTGCCCGTGGTGATCCCCCTGGTCAACCTGATCGGCGCTTTCGTGCTCGGCCTGCTCTACGAGGCCCTCTCCCGCACCAAGCCGGATCCGGGCACCACGGGTCACCTGAAGCTGGTCCTCGGCACGGGCTTCTGCGGGGGGTTGACCACCTACAGCTCGCTCGCCACCGACACAGCCGTGCTCCTGGACGACTCCAGGATCGGGGTCGGAGCCTTGTACTGCCTGGGCACCGTGCTGCTGGGCGCGGGAGCCACCTTCCTCGGCATCGTGGTGGCCAGCGCCGCGACTCGCTCTCGGGCACACCGAGACGGAGCGACGTCGTGA
- a CDS encoding urease subunit gamma, whose protein sequence is MDLTPREIEKLYIYQVAEIARRRRDRGTKLNVSEAQALISEAILEAARDGKSVAECMELGKHVVAVGDCMDGVRQRLALLQVEATFPDGSKLVSCHDPVAA, encoded by the coding sequence ATGGATCTCACTCCTCGAGAGATAGAGAAGCTCTACATCTACCAAGTTGCCGAAATTGCCAGAAGGCGTCGAGATCGAGGCACCAAGCTGAACGTCTCGGAGGCTCAGGCGCTGATCAGCGAGGCCATTCTCGAGGCCGCGCGCGACGGCAAGTCGGTCGCGGAGTGCATGGAGCTGGGCAAGCACGTCGTGGCGGTGGGGGACTGCATGGACGGCGTGCGGCAGCGCCTGGCGCTCCTGCAGGTGGAGGCGACCTTCCCGGACGGGAGCAAGCTGGTGTCGTGTCATGACCCAGTGGCGGCATGA
- a CDS encoding sirohydrochlorin chelatase, with product MTRSSASSGPPSLVLVTGHEGGESRDLLGLAVVVPAHVVVSTRRSLHHQVTSLLDATDAMVAVLPMTWGRDPVLVAESAKSLHWLATTVQPGRLLLCDAFGTPDHLVAHLRRAVRETSMSRPEAGVVVAAPAGNPFDDAELHRLAHLVRAHGAGTQVEVACTGEGGDAEETLRRCRLLGLQEVVVVPAGFDRWPESDAPGVTSYGPLLSAQAAGRVFAQRLSQARHRAEHGDDGIAQGLSADHGHGYAHSHDVGGAPAHAQHHPHAHAPGHPHPHPSAPVPAPR from the coding sequence ATGACACGTTCATCTGCGTCGTCCGGCCCGCCCTCCCTGGTGTTGGTCACCGGCCACGAGGGCGGTGAGTCTCGGGACCTCCTGGGCCTCGCCGTGGTCGTGCCGGCCCACGTCGTCGTCTCGACCCGTCGGTCCCTGCACCACCAGGTCACCAGCCTGCTCGACGCCACCGACGCGATGGTGGCGGTGCTCCCGATGACCTGGGGCCGCGACCCGGTGCTGGTCGCGGAGAGCGCCAAGTCGCTGCACTGGCTTGCCACCACGGTCCAACCAGGACGGCTGCTGCTGTGTGATGCCTTCGGCACCCCCGACCACCTGGTCGCACACCTTCGCCGCGCGGTCCGCGAGACCTCGATGAGCCGTCCCGAGGCGGGCGTGGTGGTGGCCGCCCCTGCGGGCAACCCGTTCGACGACGCCGAGCTGCACCGCCTGGCCCACCTGGTCCGGGCCCATGGCGCCGGCACGCAGGTCGAGGTGGCCTGCACGGGCGAGGGGGGCGACGCGGAGGAGACCTTGCGCCGATGTCGCCTGCTCGGCCTGCAGGAGGTCGTGGTGGTCCCTGCGGGATTCGACCGCTGGCCCGAGTCCGACGCGCCCGGAGTGACCTCCTACGGACCGCTCCTTTCTGCACAGGCAGCCGGCCGCGTCTTCGCGCAGCGGTTGTCGCAGGCCCGGCACCGGGCCGAGCACGGAGACGACGGCATCGCCCAAGGCCTGTCGGCCGACCACGGCCACGGCTACGCGCACTCGCACGACGTGGGAGGCGCGCCGGCGCACGCCCAGCACCACCCACACGCTCACGCACCCGGGCATCCGCACCCGCACCCGTCCGCGCCTGTGCCTGCCCCCCGATGA